The Alphaproteobacteria bacterium genomic interval CCGAGATGAAGGCCTACTTCGCGGCCCACAAGAAGGCCACCGGCAAGACACCCGACTACTGGGCCAGCGGCATGGTCTATGCGACCTTCCAGATACTCGAAAGCGCCATCGAGGCCGTCGGTTCGACCGATCGCAAGGCGGTCATCGAGCATATCAAGAACAACACCTTCGCGACCGTCATCGGGCCGATCGATTTCAAGAACCAGAACAACGAGAAATTCTGGACGGTCGGTCAATGGCAGGGCGGAAAGTTCTACGGTGTCAGTTCGACGGGCCGTCCCGGCGCCAAATCGGTAAATCTGAAATCGGCCTGGTAAGCCCCTTCGCAGGCTCCCGGTGCCGCCCCTGAGGCGGCATCGGGGCTTCACGGTATAGGTTGCGGCCGTCGTGGATATCATCATCATCGGCGGGCTGTTGGGCGGCGCCTATGCGCTCATGGCGATGGGCTTGCAGCTGCAGTACGGCGTTGCCCGGATCATGAATCTGGCCAATGGCGAGATGCTGGTGGTGGGCTCGTTCGCGGCCTTCTGGATTTACACCAGCGCCGGCTTGAGCCCCATCCTGTCGATCGCCGTCGTGGCACCGCTGGCCTTTGCCGCCAATTGGCTGATCTACAAGATCTTGATGCGCCCCTTGGTCAAACGCGCCAAGTCCGAGGGGCAACTGGAGGTGGACAGCATTCTTTCCACCTTCGGCCAGAGTTTCATTCTGGTGGGCCTCATGCTGGCCGCCTTCGGCGGTGAGTATTTCAGCTATTCCTACCTCGAAATACCCTTCGAGATTCTGGACCAGCCTTATGAGCTGAACCGCATCGTCGCCTTCCTGTTCGCCACCGCGCTTTGTCTGTGTCTCTACCTTTGGCTCAATCGATCGCGCTCCGGGCTCACGCTTCGGGCGCTATCGGTCAATGCCGAGGCCGCCGGGTTGGTCGGCATCAACGTGCCGCGCGCCTCGGCCCTGGCCTTCGCGCTGGGCGGCGCGGTGACGGCCTCGGGGGGCGCGCTGCTCAGCATGTTTCTGACCTTCGACGCCTCGGTCGGCGTCATCTTCACCATGAAGGCCCTGGTCATCGTCATCATGGGCGGCGTCAGGGACGTGCGCGGCGCCATCATCGCGGCTTTCGTTCTCGGCTTCACGGAAACGGCGGTCGCCAGCCTGGTCGATCCCGGCCTGACGCTGGCCGCCGCCTACCTGTTGTTCATCCTGGTTCTGTTGTTCAAACCCGAAGGCCTTTTCGGCCGTCGTGCGGCATGACGCGGCGGGAATCATACGGGCTTCTGGCCGCTATCGTGCTGTTCGGCGCGGCGGCCTGTTTGCCTTTTGTCGATAGCGGCTATGGCCTGTCGCTCGGCGTCACCATTGCCATGTACACGGTGCTGTCCACGTCATGGACCCTGTTTTCCGGTCCGACCCACTATATTTCGCTGGCCACGGCGGCCTTTTTCGGGCTCGGCATGTATGTCGTCGGCGGTGGTCTCGAAATGCTGCCCTTTGCCGCTCTGGTCGGCATCGCCGCCTTGGTTGGCGCCCTGCTCGCCGCTCTGGTGGGGCTGGCGACATTGCGGCTGTCGGGCGTCTACTTCGTCATTTTCACCCTTGGCCTCGCCGAGCTGATTCGCCAGCTCATGACCTGGGGCCAGACCACGCTGGGCACCAGCAGCGGGCTTTACGTGCTGACCGACGTCGACGAGAAAATGATCTACTGGCAACTGCTGGTGCTGGCGGCGTTCGTCTATCTTATCGGCTGGTGGATAAACCGGTCGCGCCTGGGTTTCGCCTTGCGGATCATCGGCAACGACGAGGTCGTGGCAACCCATAGCGGCATCAACACGGCGCTCACCAAGGTTTTCCTGTTCATGATTTCGGGAACCATTGCCGCCGTCACCGGCGCCATCCTGGCACCGCGCTGGACCTATATCGAGCCCACCATCGCCTTCAGTCCGATGCTGTCCTTCCTGGTCGTCATCATGGCGCTGATCGGCGGGGCGCATCGTCTCTGGGGGCCGCTTTTCGGGGTCATCCCGTTTACCTTGGCCTGGGACCTGATCACGGCGAAGTTTCCCAATCAAACCGCCTTGATGCTCGGCATCGCCTTTTTGTTGATCGTCTACGTCATCCCCCACGGCTTCGTCGGGTTGGCCGAGAAATACTGGGCCAAATATCGCATGTGGCGGGCCTGACCGTGGTCGGATCAGCCGCCCTCTCCATTCGCAACGTCAGCAAGAATTTTGGCGGCCTGGTCGCCGTCGATGGCATGTCGTTCGACGTCGGGGAGCGGGAAGTCCTGGGCCTGATCGGTCCCAACGGGTCGGGCAAGACGACCATGCTGAATCTGATATCGGGCGCCCTGAAACCAAGCTCGGGCCAGGTCGCGCTGTTCGGCCGGGAGATTTCCGGCCGCTCGCCGAACCGCATCGCCCGCCACGGCGTGGCCCGCACCTTTCAGCTGGTGCGCATGCTGCCGGGCATGACGGTGCTGGAGAACGTCGCCGCCGGCGGGGTCTTCGGCCACCGCCGCTATTGGGCTGCGAAATTGCACCGCCGCGCCCAATACCTGGTCGAACAGATGGGCTTAAGCGGCAAGGCGGAGATGCCGGTGGCGGCCCTTACCTACATCGACCAAAAGCGCGTCGAGCTGGCGCGGGCGCTGATCTCGGATCCCAAACTCCTGTTGCTCGACGAGTGGCTTGCCGGTCTCAATCCCTCGGAGATGAAAATCGGCATAAAACTGGTCAGCGGCTTGCGCTTCGAGGGCCGCACGGTGGTCGTCGTCGAACACTACATGGATGCCGTACGCAGCCTCTGCGACCGCTGCGTCGTGATGAACAGCGGCGCCAAGATCGCCGAAGGCCCGCCCGAAGAGGTGCTCGCCGACGCCGAAGTCGTGCGCGCCTATCTGGGAGACGACGATGCTTGAGTGCCGGGACCTTTCGCTTCATTACGGCCCCCATCTTGCCCTCAGCGGCGTCTCGATCAGGATCGAGCCGGGCGAAATCGTGGTCATTCTTGGGGCCAACGGAGCCGGCAAAAGCACGCTGTTGAAGACCATTGCCGGCCTGGTCGAGCATGAGGACGAAAGCGAGGTTCTGTTGGACGGCAGATCGATCTCGGACTGGGATCCCCACCAAATCGTCGAGGCCGGCCTGGCGATGGTGCCCGAAGGTCGGGATCTGTTCGGGGAGTTGACGGTGCTGGAGAATCTGATGCTCGGCGCCTATCCCCGTCGCGCCCGGGCCGGGGAAGCGGCCAACCTGGAGCGCGTCTTGACTATTTTCCCCCAACTCGCCGAGCGCCGCGGGCAAATCGCCCAGACCATGAGCGGCGGCGAACAGCAGATGGTGGCGATAGGGCGGGCCATGATGTCGGCGCCCTCCATCCTGATGCTGGACGAGCCCTCGTTGGGCCTGGCGCCTATGCTGTGCAAGGAACTGTTCAAGGCGCTGGGAGAAATCCGCCGCTCCGGCGTCGGCATTCTGCTGGTCGAACAAAACGCCAAGCAAAGCCTGGCCATCGCCGATCGCGGCTATCTTCTGGAGACCGGGCGGATTACCGGCCAAGACACGGCACAGGCCTTGGCCCAAGACCAAGCGGTGCTGCGGGCCTATCTTGGCGAGGTGGGGCAGACGGCAACGAGTTCGCTGCGGCATCCGCCGACGGACGAAATTCTCGGGGGCAGTGTCGAGAAACTGATCGAGCGGGCGGAGCGCCGCCAAGCGGAGCACCTCGAAGAGCTACGCTCGGGCCGCAAGGAATTGCCAAAGCAGTGAAGGCAGGGCCATGAAACAGGTTTTCAAAGAAATGTATGTCGGCGGCCGCTGGTGGCCCATCGACAAGACCTTCGCCGACCTCAATCCGTCAGACGATTCGCTTTGGGCCGAGGTTCCCGACGTGGGCCTCGAGGAAGTCCGCAGCGCCATAGAAGCGGCCCACCACGGCTTCGAGAAATGGTCCGATCTGGCCTTCAATCAACGCGCCCATTTCATGCTCAAGATCGCCGAGATATTCGAAAAGCGCAAGATGGACATCGTAAAGGCGCTGCAGGCAGAGGCCGGCGGCTGGTTTGGCAAGGGCATGTTCGAAGCCAGCTACGTGCCGGAGATCTTCTACGCCGCGGCGGCCTCGAACTACGCCGCGATCGGCGAGGTCATTCCCTCCGAGTTCGGCAAACTGTCGCTGGCCATGCGCCGCCCGATGGGTGTGGTATCGGTCATCAGCCCCTGGAACTTCCCCACTCTGCTGACCGCGCGCGGCATTGCTTTCGCCATCGCCGCCGGCAATACGGTAGTGCTCAAGCCCTCGGAGGAAACGCCATATTGCGGCGGCCTCGTCTTCGCCGAGATTTTCGAGGAAGCAGGCCTTCCCGGCGGCGTCCTCAACGTCGTTACCTGTTCCCGGGACAAGGTCGCCGGCGTCGGCCGGGAGCTGGTCGAGAATCCCTTGGTCAAGGGCATATCCTTCACCGGCTCCACCGCCGTGGGACGGGGCATCGCGGCGCGCGCAGGCGCGCACCTCAAGAAGTGCTGCGTCGAGTTGGGCGGCAAGGACGCCTTGATCGTCTGCGACGATGCCGACATGGACCGGGCCACCGGGGCCGCCAACTTCGGCAGTTTCATGCATCAAGGGCAGATCTGCATGTCGGTCGAGAAGATCATCGTGCAGGAAAAGGTCATGGCGGAATTTCTCGAGCGCTTCGCCAAACGCGCCGCCAAGCTGAAGGTGGGCGATCCCAACAAGGACAAGTCCCACGTGATCGGCCCCTTGATCAACGACCGCCAGGCCGCCCGCGTCAAGGGACAGATCGACGACGCCCTGGAGAAGGGCGCCAAGATCGTGCTCGGCGGCAAGGTCGAAGGCCGCTTTGTCGAGCCCACCATCATGACCGGCGTGACGCCGGAAATGACGCTTTATCGCGACGAGACCTTCGGGCCGGTGGTCTCGGTCATTCCCTTCGCCTCCGACGACCAGGCCATCGCCATCGCCAACGATACGGAATACGGGCTCTCGTCGGGCGTCATCACCAAGGACGAATACCGCGGCCTCGAGATTGCCCGGAAACTGGAAACCGGCATGTGCCACATCAATTGCTCGTCGGTCAACGATGAGCCCCATGCGCCGTTCGGCGGCGCCAAATCCTCCGGTGTCGGCCGCCATGGCGGGCGCTGGGCGACCGACACCTTCAGCGAAACCCGATGGATTACGCTGGAGCGCGGCGGCCGCAACTACCCGCCGGGATTCTGAACCCGGCAGCCCGCCTGGGCTGGTCGGAAATTTCCCGAACGGATTGAGCGCCTCGACGCCTTGCCGATGACCGCCACAGGCAAAGTGCAAAAGCACCTCCTGCACGCCGACGCGGCCGAAAAGCTCAAACTGGAACCCGCGCTTTGATAATCGAAAAGCGGCTCATGACCTGCTTTTCGATCGGAAATCTGGCTGGGGCGGCAGGATTCGAACCTGCGATCCCGGGACCAAAACCCGGTGCCTTACCCCTTGGCCACGCCCCAAAAGCCGGGCGACCATAGGACCAAATGGGGCCTTGGGCAACGCTTCCCTGCGCCGCCTTCAGTCGCCATCCGGCCGCCAGGCCAGGGCCTCTTGCACGGCCCGGGCGAATTCGTCGGCCAGGGCCGGTTTGGCCAGGCTGCCGGCGATGCCGAGCCCACGCATCGCCTCGGGCGAGAGCCGCTGGCCCAGGCCGGAGCAGATGATGATGGGGACGTCGGATCTCAGCGCCTTGATCTCGCCCACCAGGGCCTCGCCCGTGAGGCCCGGCATGGTCTGGTCGGTGATCACCAGGTCGAAGCCCCGGGGGTCGGCGCGGAAGACCTCCAGCGCCTCCAGGCTCGAGGTCTGGCCCACTACATCATAGCCCAGCCGCTGCAAAAGCTTGCCGCTCATGCCGACCACGGCGACCTCGTCGTCGACCAGCAGGATGCGGCCCTGGCCTGGGGGCAGGGCTGCGGTGGCCAGAGGTTCGGCCACCTCGCCCTGCCAGGCCGGCAGCACGACCTCGAAGGCGCTGCCCCGGCCAGGTTCGCTGTCGAGCGCGATGTGGCCGCCGTGATCCTCGACGATGCCCTGGACCACGGCCAGGCCGAGCCCGGTACCGTGGCCCTCGGCCTTGGTGGTGAAAAAGGGCTCCAAGACGCGCTCCCGGGTCTCGGCGTCCATGCCGGGGCCGCTGTCGCGCACCACAATGCGCAGAAAATCGCCGGCCTCCAGGACCACGCGCTCGAGGGCCAGTTCCAGCACCCCGCCGGCCGCGGCCATGGCCTGGGCGGCGTTGGTGCAAAGGTTCATCAGCACCTGATGGATCTGGCTGGCATCGGCCAGGACCAGCGCCTGCCGGGGCGGCAACGAGGCCACCTCGATGGCAATGGTGGCGGGCAGCGTCGAGCGCATCAGCTTGGCCACCTCGGCGACCATGGTGGCGGCGTCCAGCGGCGCCCGGACGGGCTCGCTGCGCCGGCTGAAGCTGAGGATCTGGCGCACCAGGTCGCGGGCCCGCTGGCCGGCCTGCATCACCATGTCGAGGTTCTCGCGGCTGTCGCCGTCGAGGCCCGGGCGCATGCGCTCGAGGCCGGCGTAGCCCAGCACGATGGAAAGGATGTTGTTGAAGTCGTGGGCGATGCCGCTGGAAAGGGCGCCGATGGCCTCCATCTTCTGGGCCTGCTGCAGCTGCTGTTCGAGCTCGCGGCGCCGGCTCACGTCGCGCAGCGTGGCGATGAAGAGGCGGCGCTCGGCACCGCGGCGCTCCTGCAGGGTCCAGCTCGGCGTGGCCTCGTTGACGGCGAACTCGAGGCGGATGTCGCCGCCGTCGCGGCGCACGCCCCGGCTTTCGTGGATGAGGCCCAGCGCCGGCACACCGGCGGCGAAGTCCTCGGGGATCAGGCTGGCCACGGCCAGGCCGGCGAGGCCGCCCGGGGGACTGGCGAATATCTCCTCGGCGGCCGGGTTGGCGAAGTCGACGAGGCCGCCCTCGTCGATCGTCAGGATGCCGTCGAAGGCGGTATCGATGATGGCCCGGTTGGTCTCGTCGCGGGCGCGCTGGGCGGCCTGGTTGCGTTCGGTCTCGGTGATGTCGGTGACCACGGCGATGAGGCCGCCGCCTTTGGTGCGGTATTCGGCCAGCTGCAGGCAGCGCCCGTCGCGGCGGTATTCGCGGCCCTCGGCAGTGCCTTCCTGGTCGGCCAGCAAATCGCCGCTTGTCATCAGGGCGCGCTGCAAATCCTGGTGGCCGACGCCGGGCCGGGCCGCCGGATAAAGCTCGGCAAAGGCCTGGTTCGAGAGCACCAGCCGATCTTCGCTGTCATAGAGCGCCACGCCCTCGCTGAGGCTTTCGATGGCGTCGACCAGGCGCCGCCGCCCGCCGCCCGGCGGGCCGCTCTGGTTGTCGGAAGCGCCAGCCATCGCTACGGCCTGCGGCTGCTCTGCCGGCCTAAGGCACGGTCTGGTGTTGCGACGTCGAGGAGCGCAGCTTGGCCAGGAAGAAGATGGCGTAGCTGGTCAGCGCCAGCAATGCCCAAACCAGGGTCCAGCCCGGCAGCACGAAGGCCAGCACGGCGGGCACGCCGACCAGGGCGAGGTAGACCGCCAGCGCCCATTCCCAGGGCATCAGGAGGAGCATCATGTGGTGCAGGTGGTTGCGGTCGGAGGAAAACGGCGAACGGCCCTTCAAGAGGCGCGAAATCATCAGCCGCAGGCAGTCGATCACCGGGATCAGGAACCACAGCGCCACGACGTCGGCCGTCAGCCTGTCGAAGCCGATGCCATAGCAGTAGATGGCCAGCAGCCCGACCGCCACGGAGATGGAATAGGCGCCCGAATCGCCGAGGAACAATAGGCCCCGCAAATTGAACACCAGCACCACCGCGGTGCAGATCGTAAACACCGTCAGCAGCGGTACCAGGTGGGCCGGCGCATAGGCCATCAGCAGCAGCAGCCAGAGCACGGTCAAGCCCATCACCAGGCCGTTCTTGCCGTCGGCCATGTTTACGGCGTTCTGCAGACCGACCAGGCAGAGCAAGGTGAAGAGCAGCGACCAGCCTTCCAGGAACAGCGGCTTGGCGAGGAAACTGAACCTCAGGAAAGTGACCTCCAGCACCGGCACGGCATAAAGCCCGGCCAGGCACAGCGCGGCGGAAATGGCCAGGCGCCACGACGGCCGCCGGTGTTTGCGATCGTCGAAAAAGCCGAGTACCAGGAGCCCGGCGACGACGGCGGCAAAGGTCCCGTAGAAGGGCGTGAAATCCGTGTTCAGGCCGAAATAGACCGCCGCCGCGACCAGCGGCACGACGATGGCGATGCCACCGACCAGCGGCGTGTCGTGGAGGTGGGTCTTGCGGATCGAGTCGGGACGATCTATGACCCCCAGCAGCCGCCCCAGCCGATTGGCCGAAAGCGCAACCGCCAGTGCTGCAGCGCCCGTCCCGAAATAAAGCCAATACATTGAGAGCGGCCGACCAACGTCACGAGGCAGCAGCAATTAAGCGGCCTCAGGTCGGTCCTGTCAACAGCCGCGGGCGCGCAAAAACGTCTCCCCCAAGCCTCGGCCGG includes:
- a CDS encoding branched-chain amino acid ABC transporter permease, yielding MDIIIIGGLLGGAYALMAMGLQLQYGVARIMNLANGEMLVVGSFAAFWIYTSAGLSPILSIAVVAPLAFAANWLIYKILMRPLVKRAKSEGQLEVDSILSTFGQSFILVGLMLAAFGGEYFSYSYLEIPFEILDQPYELNRIVAFLFATALCLCLYLWLNRSRSGLTLRALSVNAEAAGLVGINVPRASALAFALGGAVTASGGALLSMFLTFDASVGVIFTMKALVIVIMGGVRDVRGAIIAAFVLGFTETAVASLVDPGLTLAAAYLLFILVLLFKPEGLFGRRAA
- a CDS encoding branched-chain amino acid ABC transporter permease; amino-acid sequence: MTRRESYGLLAAIVLFGAAACLPFVDSGYGLSLGVTIAMYTVLSTSWTLFSGPTHYISLATAAFFGLGMYVVGGGLEMLPFAALVGIAALVGALLAALVGLATLRLSGVYFVIFTLGLAELIRQLMTWGQTTLGTSSGLYVLTDVDEKMIYWQLLVLAAFVYLIGWWINRSRLGFALRIIGNDEVVATHSGINTALTKVFLFMISGTIAAVTGAILAPRWTYIEPTIAFSPMLSFLVVIMALIGGAHRLWGPLFGVIPFTLAWDLITAKFPNQTALMLGIAFLLIVYVIPHGFVGLAEKYWAKYRMWRA
- a CDS encoding ABC transporter ATP-binding protein, with product MVGSAALSIRNVSKNFGGLVAVDGMSFDVGEREVLGLIGPNGSGKTTMLNLISGALKPSSGQVALFGREISGRSPNRIARHGVARTFQLVRMLPGMTVLENVAAGGVFGHRRYWAAKLHRRAQYLVEQMGLSGKAEMPVAALTYIDQKRVELARALISDPKLLLLDEWLAGLNPSEMKIGIKLVSGLRFEGRTVVVVEHYMDAVRSLCDRCVVMNSGAKIAEGPPEEVLADAEVVRAYLGDDDA
- a CDS encoding aldehyde dehydrogenase family protein, whose translation is MKQVFKEMYVGGRWWPIDKTFADLNPSDDSLWAEVPDVGLEEVRSAIEAAHHGFEKWSDLAFNQRAHFMLKIAEIFEKRKMDIVKALQAEAGGWFGKGMFEASYVPEIFYAAAASNYAAIGEVIPSEFGKLSLAMRRPMGVVSVISPWNFPTLLTARGIAFAIAAGNTVVLKPSEETPYCGGLVFAEIFEEAGLPGGVLNVVTCSRDKVAGVGRELVENPLVKGISFTGSTAVGRGIAARAGAHLKKCCVELGGKDALIVCDDADMDRATGAANFGSFMHQGQICMSVEKIIVQEKVMAEFLERFAKRAAKLKVGDPNKDKSHVIGPLINDRQAARVKGQIDDALEKGAKIVLGGKVEGRFVEPTIMTGVTPEMTLYRDETFGPVVSVIPFASDDQAIAIANDTEYGLSSGVITKDEYRGLEIARKLETGMCHINCSSVNDEPHAPFGGAKSSGVGRHGGRWATDTFSETRWITLERGGRNYPPGF
- a CDS encoding ATP-binding protein: MAGASDNQSGPPGGGRRRLVDAIESLSEGVALYDSEDRLVLSNQAFAELYPAARPGVGHQDLQRALMTSGDLLADQEGTAEGREYRRDGRCLQLAEYRTKGGGLIAVVTDITETERNQAAQRARDETNRAIIDTAFDGILTIDEGGLVDFANPAAEEIFASPPGGLAGLAVASLIPEDFAAGVPALGLIHESRGVRRDGGDIRLEFAVNEATPSWTLQERRGAERRLFIATLRDVSRRRELEQQLQQAQKMEAIGALSSGIAHDFNNILSIVLGYAGLERMRPGLDGDSRENLDMVMQAGQRARDLVRQILSFSRRSEPVRAPLDAATMVAEVAKLMRSTLPATIAIEVASLPPRQALVLADASQIHQVLMNLCTNAAQAMAAAGGVLELALERVVLEAGDFLRIVVRDSGPGMDAETRERVLEPFFTTKAEGHGTGLGLAVVQGIVEDHGGHIALDSEPGRGSAFEVVLPAWQGEVAEPLATAALPPGQGRILLVDDEVAVVGMSGKLLQRLGYDVVGQTSSLEALEVFRADPRGFDLVITDQTMPGLTGEALVGEIKALRSDVPIIICSGLGQRLSPEAMRGLGIAGSLAKPALADEFARAVQEALAWRPDGD
- a CDS encoding MraY family glycosyltransferase, with the protein product MYWLYFGTGAAALAVALSANRLGRLLGVIDRPDSIRKTHLHDTPLVGGIAIVVPLVAAAVYFGLNTDFTPFYGTFAAVVAGLLVLGFFDDRKHRRPSWRLAISAALCLAGLYAVPVLEVTFLRFSFLAKPLFLEGWSLLFTLLCLVGLQNAVNMADGKNGLVMGLTVLWLLLLMAYAPAHLVPLLTVFTICTAVVLVFNLRGLLFLGDSGAYSISVAVGLLAIYCYGIGFDRLTADVVALWFLIPVIDCLRLMISRLLKGRSPFSSDRNHLHHMMLLLMPWEWALAVYLALVGVPAVLAFVLPGWTLVWALLALTSYAIFFLAKLRSSTSQHQTVP